From Capra hircus breed San Clemente chromosome 1, ASM170441v1, whole genome shotgun sequence, the proteins below share one genomic window:
- the B3GNT5 gene encoding lactosylceramide 1,3-N-acetyl-beta-D-glucosaminyltransferase — protein MDVRMFVSGRRVKKWQFIQLFATCFVLSLMFFWISIDNHIVSHMKSYSYRYLINSYNFVNDSLSLKRSEEGVPRYQYLINHEDKCQAQDVLLLLFVKTAPENYNRRSAIRKTWGNEKYVCSQLNANIKTLFVLGTPSDPLTRERLQRRLVWEDQMYSDIIQQDFADSFYNLTLKFLLQFSWANRFCPHAKFLMTADDDIFIHMPNLIEYLQSLEQIGVQDFWIGRVHRGAPPVRDKRSKYYVSYEMYQWPAYPDYTAGAAYVISGDVAAKVYEASQTLNSSLYIDDVFMGLCANKIGIVPQYHVFFSGEGKTPYHPCIYEKMMTSHGHVEDLQDLWMDATDPKVKTISKGFFGQMYCRIIKIVLLCKLTYVDTYPCRAAFA, from the coding sequence ATGGACGTCAGAATGTTTGTTAGTGGCAGGAGAGTAAAAAAATGGCAGTTTATTCAGTTATTTGCCACTTGTTTTGTACTAAGCCTGATGTTCTTCTGGATATCGATCGATAATCACATCGTGAGCCATATGAAGTCCTACTCTTACAGATACCTCATAAATAGCTACAATTTTGTGAATGACAGCCTGTCTCTTAAGCGCAGCGAGGAGGGGGTTCCTCGTTACCAGTACTTGATTAACCATGAGGATAAGTGTCAAGCGCAAGATGTCCTGCTCTTACTGTTTGTAAAGACTGCGCCTGAAAATTACAATCGTCGTTCTGCCATTAGGAAAACATGGGGCAATGAAAAGTATGTTTGCTCTCAACTTAACGCCAACATCAAAACTCTGTTTGTCTTAGGAACACCTTCTGACCCACTGACAAGAGAAAGACTTCAGAGAaggctggtttgggaagatcagaTGTACAGTGATATAATTCAGCAAGACTTTGCTGATTCTTTCTATAATCTTACTCTTAAATTTCTTCTCCAGTTCAGTTGGGCAAATCGCTTTTGTCCACATGCCAAATTCCTCATGACTGCTGACGACGACATATTTATTCACATGCCAAATCTTATTGAATACCTTCAAAGTTTAGAACAAATTGGTGTTCAAGACTTTTGGATTGGTCGTGTTCACCGTGGTGCTCCTCCCGTTAGAGACAAACGCAGCAAATACTATGTTTCTTATGAAATGTACCAGTGGCCGGCTTACCCTGACTATACCGCTGGAGCCGCCTATGTGATCTCTGGTGATGTGGCTGCCAAAGTCTATGAGGCATCACAGACACTTAACTCTAGCCTTTACATAGACGATGTGTTCATGGGCCTCTGTGCCAACAAAATAGGGATAGTACCACAATACCATGTGTTTTTTTCTGGGGAAGGTAAAACCCCTTACCATCCTTGCATCTATGAAAAAATGATGACATCTCATGGGCATGTAGAAGACCTTCAGGACCTCTGGATGGATGCCACAGACCCAAAAgtgaaaacaatttcaaaaggTTTCTTTGGTCAGATGTACTGCAGAATAATTAAGATAGTTCTCCTTTGCAAACTGACCTATGTGGATACATATCCCTGTAGGGCTGCCTTTGCCTAA